From the genome of Salvelinus alpinus chromosome 19, SLU_Salpinus.1, whole genome shotgun sequence, one region includes:
- the LOC139545586 gene encoding CCN family member 1-like isoform X2 produces MTMATDHASTRIQMEMVESDCPAQCSCGPSPPLCPVGVSWVTDACGCCKVCARQFNQDCSPSQPCDHIKGLHCHLGAGGNPERGLCRAEAKGRSCEFSGRVYQHGEDFQPSCQHQCSCMDGVVGCMPLCPHQVSLPDWRCSRPRLARPLGRCCAEWVCDDNNHISEDPEEPPQAALPNPQTLPNHINNQLQEQPHYQASTGVTFREVVPLPRSQVSLSARCFPQTTDWTECSTTCGMGISSRVTNNNADCRLVRETRLCQVRQCDLRLTPAIKRGKKCQRSVRPQEPISINFAGCYTARHYRPRSCGSCADRRCCTPSLTRTVRLRFHCPDGEGFTRNVMWIQHCSCKKSCNNHGSPSRPSVSLHNDIHTFRH; encoded by the exons ATGACAATGGCCACAGACCACGCGTCAACTCGGATACAAATGGAGATG gtggagAGTGACTGTCCTGCCCAGTGCTCTTGTGGCCCATCACCCCCATTGTGCCCAGTGGGCGTCAGCTGGGTGACAGACGCCTGTGGCTGCTGTAAGGTGTGTGCCAGGCAGTTCAACCAGGACTGCAGCCCCAGCCAGCCCTGTGACCACATCAAGGGTCTGCACTGCCACCTGGGGGCTGGGGGAAACCCAGAGAGAGGCCTGTGCCGAG CGGAGGCCAAGGGCCGGTCCTGCGAGTTCAGCGGGCGTGTCTACCAGCATGGAGAGGACTTCCAGCCCAGCTGCCAGCACCAGTGCAGCTGCATGGACGGGGTGGTGGGCTGCATGCCACTCTGCCCCCACCAGGTGTCCCTGCCCGACTGGCGCTGCTCCCGGCCAAGGCTGGCACGGCCCTTGGGCCGCTGCTGTGCGGAGTGGGTCTGTGACGACAATAACCACATCAGTGAGGACCCAGAGGAACCTCCACAGGCAGCCCTGCCCAACCCACAAACCCTCCCAAACCACATCAACAATCAGCTCCAGGAACAGCCACACTATCAGGCCAGCACTGGAGTCACCTTTAGAG AGGTGGTGCCCCTCCCCAGGTCCCAGGTGTCGCTAAGCGCCAGATGCTTCCCGCAGACCACTGATTGGACGGAATGTTCCACTACCTGTGGGATGGGCATCTCCAGTCGGGTGACCAATAACAACGCAGACTGCCGGCTTGTCAGAGAGACACGACTGTGTCAAGTCCGCCAATGTGACCTGCGACTTACCCCAGCAATCAAG AGGGGAAAGAAGTGCCAGCGTTCAGTGCGCCCTCAGGAGCCAATCAGCATCAACTTTGCTGGCTGCTACACAGCACGGCACTATCGACCTCGCAGCTGCGGCTCCTGTGCGGACAGACGATGCTGCACCCCTTCACTGACCCGCACCGTCCGCCTGCGCTTCCACTGTCCCGACGGAGAGGGCTTCACACGCAACGTCATGTGGatccagcactgcagctgcaagAAGAGCTGCAACAATCACGGCTCCCCCTCAAGGCCCTCTGTCAGCCTACACAATGACATCCACACCTTCAGGCACTGA
- the LOC139545586 gene encoding CCN family member 1-like isoform X1, giving the protein MFSLVSLRRTVSTLFVLLSSAAVMVESDCPAQCSCGPSPPLCPVGVSWVTDACGCCKVCARQFNQDCSPSQPCDHIKGLHCHLGAGGNPERGLCRAEAKGRSCEFSGRVYQHGEDFQPSCQHQCSCMDGVVGCMPLCPHQVSLPDWRCSRPRLARPLGRCCAEWVCDDNNHISEDPEEPPQAALPNPQTLPNHINNQLQEQPHYQASTGVTFREVVPLPRSQVSLSARCFPQTTDWTECSTTCGMGISSRVTNNNADCRLVRETRLCQVRQCDLRLTPAIKRGKKCQRSVRPQEPISINFAGCYTARHYRPRSCGSCADRRCCTPSLTRTVRLRFHCPDGEGFTRNVMWIQHCSCKKSCNNHGSPSRPSVSLHNDIHTFRH; this is encoded by the exons ATGTTTTCTCTGGTTAGTTTGAGAAGGACTGTTTCTACCCTGTTCGTTCTCCTCTCCAGTGCTGCTGTCATG gtggagAGTGACTGTCCTGCCCAGTGCTCTTGTGGCCCATCACCCCCATTGTGCCCAGTGGGCGTCAGCTGGGTGACAGACGCCTGTGGCTGCTGTAAGGTGTGTGCCAGGCAGTTCAACCAGGACTGCAGCCCCAGCCAGCCCTGTGACCACATCAAGGGTCTGCACTGCCACCTGGGGGCTGGGGGAAACCCAGAGAGAGGCCTGTGCCGAG CGGAGGCCAAGGGCCGGTCCTGCGAGTTCAGCGGGCGTGTCTACCAGCATGGAGAGGACTTCCAGCCCAGCTGCCAGCACCAGTGCAGCTGCATGGACGGGGTGGTGGGCTGCATGCCACTCTGCCCCCACCAGGTGTCCCTGCCCGACTGGCGCTGCTCCCGGCCAAGGCTGGCACGGCCCTTGGGCCGCTGCTGTGCGGAGTGGGTCTGTGACGACAATAACCACATCAGTGAGGACCCAGAGGAACCTCCACAGGCAGCCCTGCCCAACCCACAAACCCTCCCAAACCACATCAACAATCAGCTCCAGGAACAGCCACACTATCAGGCCAGCACTGGAGTCACCTTTAGAG AGGTGGTGCCCCTCCCCAGGTCCCAGGTGTCGCTAAGCGCCAGATGCTTCCCGCAGACCACTGATTGGACGGAATGTTCCACTACCTGTGGGATGGGCATCTCCAGTCGGGTGACCAATAACAACGCAGACTGCCGGCTTGTCAGAGAGACACGACTGTGTCAAGTCCGCCAATGTGACCTGCGACTTACCCCAGCAATCAAG AGGGGAAAGAAGTGCCAGCGTTCAGTGCGCCCTCAGGAGCCAATCAGCATCAACTTTGCTGGCTGCTACACAGCACGGCACTATCGACCTCGCAGCTGCGGCTCCTGTGCGGACAGACGATGCTGCACCCCTTCACTGACCCGCACCGTCCGCCTGCGCTTCCACTGTCCCGACGGAGAGGGCTTCACACGCAACGTCATGTGGatccagcactgcagctgcaagAAGAGCTGCAACAATCACGGCTCCCCCTCAAGGCCCTCTGTCAGCCTACACAATGACATCCACACCTTCAGGCACTGA